A genomic stretch from Hemibagrus wyckioides isolate EC202008001 linkage group LG02, SWU_Hwy_1.0, whole genome shotgun sequence includes:
- the paqr4a gene encoding progestin and adipoQ receptor family member 4a translates to MLCLCVVGFFYFCAMAYLNGPRLLDWANSPPHLQFNRYVLTGYRPISSVQDCIRSLFYLHNELGNIYTHGIPLLCFLVLLPLNMPWSQISVTWLGVVHFLACLSPQLGSVLYHLFMNHEGGEPVYKKLLTLDMCGICMINTLGALPIVYSTLLCYPLLRGAALLGYIGLSSYAIYCAVTARSSVRRLRSFAGQALFRFFFLGLRWVGVGGGSPKSLRHFLTMEALAVSGGVINIARVPERFCPGLFDYWCNSHQIMHVLVVGSILSLHWGVLDDLLWIDTYDCPAY, encoded by the exons atgttgtgtttgtgtgttgttggttttttttatttttgtgcaatGGCCTATCTAAATGGACCCAGATTACTGGACTGGGCGAACTCTCCTCCTCATCTCCAGTTCAATAGATACGTGCTGACCGGATACAGACCCATCTCCTCCGTGCAGGACTGCATCAGGAGCCTGTTCTACCTGCACAATGAGCTGggaaacatctacacacacg GCATCCCTCTGCTGTGTTTCTTGGTGCTGCTCCCCCTCAACATGCCCTGGTCTCAGATCAGTGTGACATGGCTGGGCGTGGTCCACTTCCTGGCCTGTTTGTCTCCTCAGCTCGGCTCTGTCCTCTATCACCTGTTCATGAACCATGAGGGAGGAGAACCGGTCTACAAAAAACTGCTGACTTTAGACATGTGCGGCATCTGCATGATTAACACACTGG GCGCTCTGCCCATTGTCTACAGCACGCTGCTGTGCTACCCGTTGCTGCGTGGCGCTGCCCTGCTGGGCTACATCGGTCTGTCCAGTTATGCCATCTACTGCGCAGTGACAGCTCGGAGCAGTGTGCGCCGCTTGCGCTCGTTCGCCGGCCAGGCACTGTTTCGCTTCTTCTTCCTGGGGCTGCGGTGGGTGGGAGTAGGCGGGGGAAGCCCCAAGTCTCTACGCCACTTCCTCACCATGGAGGCGCTGGCGGTGTCGGGCGGAGTCATCAACATCGCCCGAGTGCCCGAACGCTTCTGCCCTGGTCTCTTTGACTACTGGTGCAACAGCCACCAGATCATGCATGTGCTGGTGGTCGGCTCCATCCTCTCGCTGCACTGGGGCGTCCTGGACGACCTGCTGTGGATCGACACATATGACTGTCCGGCAtactga
- the LOC131344047 gene encoding perforin-1-like, translating to MLQTLLIWAVFAASLLPPSSQRCFKANESQCQDVDFAPGSDLAGEGFDITTMQRKGAFVLDMSTWLNKDKSCTLCKNPYMGGQTQKLPVSVVDWRPTQKCQVKLSSSVYESSESLVSSSTSSIENNWKAGLDISAIRGQASLMLAGSNSKLAEYSLGKTKKDKFSFTSHAVSCGYYRYRVSSSPLLHPELKYNFKRLPATYDNHTKHLYYKLIDTFGTHYISKVTMGGEVHSVTSIQQCQASLQGLSVDEVKTCLDVEASVSVGIASLQTEYHHCKKVMDKTLHSKSFSSSFSDRETNMIGGYTQSVDLLFSSNNDPTAYKEWVSSLPAHPDVLSYSLEPLHELLPTMMLRKNLCKAIKDYILQRGLWKNCTSRCNIGVKVNTKEPCICSCHNIPGVALSCCPTQRGFAQITVTAIKATDLFGDYFTKTDGYVKLFRNGKIFVGMTSVIWDNNRPIWNWDFNLGTEDLTQFHSVKLEVWDRDSGWDDDLLGACTIQLKSGVENNFCSLNHGTLYYKVQVTCIPGLTGPSCSEYKPSPMDAHLEKVYVSRNARPIPTGMLVEMGVLLDERIPRFNQSNIRKNKGFEL from the exons ATGCTGCAGACATTGCTGATTTGGGCCGTGTTTGCCGCAAGTCTCCTTCCTCCATCCAGCCAGCGCTGCTTCAAGGCCAATGAGTCTCAGTGTCAAGATGTGGACTTCGCTCCAGGATCTGACCTGGCAGGAGAAGGCTTTGACATCACCACCATGCAACGGAAAGGAGCCTTCGTCCTCGACATGAGCACTTGGCTCAATAAGGACAAGTCCTGCACTCTGTGTAAAAACCCCTACATGGGAGGTCAAACTCAGAAGCTCCCGGTTTCTGTGGTGGACTGGAGACCGACTCAGAAGTGCCAAGTAAAGTTGTCCAGCTCCGTCTACGAGTCTAGTGAATCCCTGGTTAGTTCCAGCACCTCCTCTATTGAGAACAACTGGAAGGCAGGTTTGGATATATCTGCTATAAGAGGTCAAGCATCACTGATGCTGGCAGGCAGTAACTCCAAGCTGGCTGAATATTCACTAGGGAAAACCAAGAAAGACAAGTTCAGCTTCACCAGTCATGCTGTTTCATGTGGATATTACAG ATACAGGGTTTCGAGCAGTCCACTCCTGCACCCAGAGCTGAAGTATAACTTCAAACGCCTCCCTGCAACATATGATAATCATACAAAGCACCTCTATTACAAGCTGATTGACACATTTGGTACTCATTATATCTCAAAG GTGACTATGGGTGGAGAAGTTCACTCTGTGACCAGCATACAGCAATGCCAGGCATCCCTGCAGGGTCTGAGTGTGGATGAGGTGAAGACATGTCTGGATGTGGAGGCTTCTGTCAGCGTGGGAATTGCAAGCCTGCAGACTGAATACCATCACTGCAAGAAGGTCATGGACAAGACTCTACACAGTAAGAGCTTCTccagcagcttcagtgacag GGAAACAAACATGATTGGTGGCTACACTCAGAGTGTTGACCTCCTATTCTCCTCAAATAATGACCCCACGGCCTATAAGGAGTGGGTTTCATCTCTGCCTGCTCACCCTGATGTGCTGTCTTATTCATTGGAGCCCCTTCATGAATTGCTGCCGACTATGATGCTGCGCAAGAATTTGTGCAAAGCCATCAAGGACTACATACTTCAGAGAGGCCTCTGGAAAAATTGCACAAGCCGTTGCAACATCGGAGTGAAGGTTAATACCAAGGAGCCGTGCATCTGCAGTTGCCACAACATCCCAGGTGTAGCTCTCAGCTGTTGCCCCACTCAGAGGGGATTTGCTCAGATCACTGTAACTGCAATTAAAGCCACAGATTTATTTGGAGATTACTTTACAAAGACAGATGGATATGTCAAACTCTTCCGCAATGGAAAGATCTTCGTTGGCATGACATCTGTGATCTGGGACAATAACCGGCCAATATGGAACTGGGACTTCAATCTTGGAACTGAGGACCTTACTCAGTTCCACAGTGTGAAGCTGGAGGTGTGGGACAGGGACAGCGGCTGGGATGACGACCTACTCGGGGCGTGCACTATTCAGTTGAAATCTGGAGTGGAAAACAACTTCTGTAGCCTCAATCACGGAACACTGTATTATAAAGTGCAGGTGACGTGCATTCCGGGTTTGACCGGTCCTTCGTGCTCGGAGTACAAGCCCTCTCCTATGGACGCACATCTGGAGAAAGTCTATGTCTCCCGCAATGCTCGTCCGATTCCCACAGGCATGCTGGTGGAGATGGGAGTGCTCCTCGATGAACGTATTCCTCGCTTTAACCAGAGCAACATTcgcaaaaataaaggctttgaGTTGTAG